The Leptodactylus fuscus isolate aLepFus1 chromosome 1, aLepFus1.hap2, whole genome shotgun sequence nucleotide sequence CTGAGCTGCCACTGCCTGAGTCACTTCAGACTGTGTTAAGAAGTGACGTCAGTAGCACAGGCAGCAAATGATGGCAGCGCTGCCTACTTCattagtaaaaaatatgcaaatctattctcctggatggaattaagaGAACAGAgcgcactctgtacaccaccctatagagggcagcatccttaacatcatgaacgactcagttataaagtcttttaatcatgatgtggatttaattgccaaatcagtattatctgtcccaaaaggaacagattcccagctatggacagcactgttaaGGATGTTAAGGagactgccctctatagggtggtgtacagagtgcactctgttctcctaattccatccaggagaatagatttgcatattttttacccataatccctagcggagcaggaatgacttgtaagtctccgtactgcctatgtaggcaaacactctccctgatgtggacgagtgtccccaaaccctggtctatagtctctcactctgccaatcagtatccctacgctatgctgaggatgtcccaataggccgaaacagcgctgtccatagctgggaatctgtttcttTTGGGACAGATAATACTgctttggcaattaaatccatatcatgattaaaagactttataactgagtcgttcatgatgttaaggatgctgccctctatagggtggtgtacagagtgcactctgttctcctaattccatccaggagaatagatttgcatattttttacccataatccctagcggagcaggaatgacttgaaagtctccatactgcctatgtaggcaaacactctccctgatgtggacgagtgcccccaaaccctacttcattagtattctctGTGCTGAGACAGAGGTCAGggatagtgaatagtaatgaggCGGGGCAGGAGatgccaccactgctctaggtcactgtagtggtgaacacaatccatggctgcttaaatatggccacttatgtggaataatactttaggatgccataaatcttactgtattacaccccatacacaccacAGATTCTCAGCCCAAAGTCACCGCAGATCTGCTgtaccatacagtatgtagtatgcGTCTGAGGAGTCACAAGATAgccgggactcctagcatcatagatcactaagatacggggagtcctggtgtgtggacagagttcaggctgggaaatgtgactgatgtacagaccagattttctagtccagaTTCCATaatgtgattggggtctaaggtgaggctTACACAGTGAATTCAGAAGAATTTttccaaatcagcccccgaatctccatcagattccttactggccaggtgGGATTTTccccctcccatttatttccatagagctctgaggtggaatctgcctgaagatcgagcaggaggattattattACCAGtagctgaaataatctgctatataattctggtaaattctttcccttcacgaggactgacagccagGGATGAGGAAATTcgcctcgttcacatcgatgtcaggtccttccattatattctatactacatttattcccccctatagcggtatcacatttatattcaggtattattagtattttatctgaatcggggaacaacaaatagtctaaacaatgtctgactagaatcagtgacccttctgtgctttatatagtggtgactcctcacctgggcggttccctgtaggaatgtcctcctcacactcctcatcaccactcacatagggatcttcctgtattctcatagatatagcattaatgtcactcacatctttatcctgatggaaaatctgggaaacaaataatgtaaaagtcaccggacaaatggggaagtcacagagaatgttctagatcattaatccgcatgaagatgaaagatgtcctgacagtagctgcaggtctgtgagaagccggagaaacatattagatggcggctcaatgacaccgcccatgtatataaccatataatactgctggatacaacaagactgaccacaaggacttcacagcccgtctacacatcatagggaatatctccatctacctgatcatcctgtggaagaagaggactgggacatctctccggtgttgtcctcttactggatctacctgtaggaaacacagacagggactgaattcattctgtacatacaaataatggaagtccatgtgtatatagtcatgtctattacctgctgatgtgaggggctggtggtcctccatcatcacctccttgtacagatccttgtgtccttctaaatactcccactcctccatggagaaatagacagcgacatcctgacaccttataggaacctgacaacacaatgatacagtcatcaccccgacccctccagttactgtataatgtcctagcattcccagcagtgtcacctctccagtcagcagctccagcatcttgttggtgagttctaagatcttctgtccattgatctgtttcaaagggtgaggtggaggccccggaaatgggctcagggttcctctccatccatcaaatacaagtgtttgacagcgcccactagagggcttcttcactactgtgtaatcctggttatggggagacacattaataaatctcactccatacatgtccagagtccatcacctctccagtcctatcatctgttattactatagataagaatgatgtcatgatgacatcatcagaatctctcacctctccagtaagctggtagatgatctctagggtgagatttaatagactttccgccatcttgttcctgtctctttccatccttgatgggacaatcaggaatattctcttctatagaagatactgagaggattctatattgtaggaacctgaatggagagaagatgagacaatggaaataaaatacaataactgGAGATAACAATGTGATAGTGATGAGATATTTGGGTGTAGATGATGTTTGGTCTCTTTGTAGACATTGGACATGAGGTGAATAGTTGGTTACTGGTtatatgatgtacagactggAATCACCGCTACAACTAATGTCATTACAGTAATGTAGAAAGGACATAAAGGGGTCAGGGGTCAGCGGTGCTCGGGGGATGTGACAAGTGTTCTTTGCTTTTTGGCACTCACGTTTTGTGTGAAGCAAGGAAAGATTTCTTCTATTACAGGCCCCATGTTGTGCTGTATTCAGGAGGGTTTTATttacctggaaacccctttagtaGTCGCTGACTGTAAACTATTAACCCCTCGTGTAACATAAACCTCATGAGAGACCatgaaataaatacagacccctgacAGCCCCCTAAAGGAAGAAAAGACACAGAACAAGAGCCCAAACCACCAAATAAATGGAGAGCTCAGTGCAGATCCCATTAATAAAGACCTgagtcctttaaccccttttatcCCTCCACAAActccagagattgcagcaggtaGTGGAAAAAATCTGCGTCCTGCTCATTCATTTATCTGAGCCTAATCCGCAGAGGAAAGCCGCAACGCTCTGCATTGGCACCCGTCACAGCAATCCCACAGCCAAATACGGTGGCGGAAATTCTCTTCATTATCCGCCGTATGGACCGCGCCGTAGTGTCTGTTATTAGGCTCCGCTCTACTGATTCTGCTACAGCTGGAAGGTTATTTGTAGCCCCATCATTACCGAGTAATCGCTGCCGCTAGATTTGATGCCCGATAGGCtacttagtctctgtactgtaaaTGATCCAAAGAGATGTCACATTTTACTAAATCTGTTACATAAAGCAGTGACATCAAGAgagacatcctattaatattataaatgtgaaagtttgtgagtttggatgtttgtgggtttgtgtgttcggatgtttgttcctcaatcacgcaaaacccgctcgaccgatttggctgaaagtttccacaaacatagtcactacacccatttgcgcaataggctacttttcgtcacaatagcgcacatacgtttgtgtcaggacccccacaaaacccaaactcacaccaccatctctgcaatctcacacactttggaccatagcaagccacaaaattcatattgccctctacagcctcgcccctaaccccacacaatcacatatacatatactttaccactttgcccctcaccttaacgatactccaggaggcgctctttaacgctctggagcagccatgtttgccgacccccaccgctctgacaatccgcgacaccacccacccatgtcaatacccctaggaggtctaataaatgcaaaaaaaaaagtttaaaaaaaaaagtaaaaaaaatataaaaacaaataaaaaggattaaaaattcaaatcacccctctttccctagaacacatataaaagtagttaaaaactgtgaaacacatacataataggtatccccgcgtccgaaattgcccgctccacaaagctatacaaatatttttcctgttcggtaaacgccgtagcgggaaaaatggtcaaaagtgccaaaccgccattttttcactgttttgattctgataaaaatttgaataaaaagtgatcaaagcaataacatttcccgaaaatggtagaactacaaagtacacccaaccccgcaaaaaaagacgccctaaacATCCCcatgcacgcacatataaaaaagttacggctgtcggaatatggcgacttttcaaaaaaaaaaattttttaacacagttttggattattttaaggggtcaaaatgtaaataaaaccatagaaatttggtatccccggaatcgtaacgaaacacagaatacaggggacatgtcattttggttgcacagtgaacgccgtaaaaccaaagcccgtaagaaagttgcagaactgcatttttacttcaaatccaccccattctgaattttttccctgcttcccagtacattatatagaataaataatggcggcatcatgaagaaaaatttgtcccaggaaaaattaagacctcatatgactctgggagcagagaaacttatacacactaccaaaaccttacccacgc carries:
- the LOC142190783 gene encoding gastrula zinc finger protein XlCGF66.1-like — translated: MERDRNKMAESLLNLTLEIIYQLTGEDYTVVKKPSSGRCQTLVFDGWRGTLSPFPGPPPHPLKQINGQKILELTNKMLELLTGEVPIRCQDVAVYFSMEEWEYLEGHKDLYKEVMMEDHQPLTSAGRSSKRTTPERCPSPLLPQDDQVDGDIPYDV